Part of the Desulfofundulus luciae genome, ATTCCCATTATAACCCTTACCTTTTTGTCTGTCAAGTTTTTCCCTCCCATCCACAAAAAAACCGCCTGCAACAATGAGGGCAGGCGGACAATCACAGAACCAAAGCCTATTTTGCTCTTCTGTCCATCTCCAAAAGTTCGGCCAGCTCGTCGTATTCCTTCTGCAGCTTCATCAGTTCATCGGCAATGTTCAGGGCAGTGAGCAGTGCAGCTTTGGACAACCCCAAGCGAGGGTTGCGGGTTACTACCTGGCGTATTTTCTTGTTAACATACTGGGCCAGCATCCGCAGGTATTCCTCCGGTTCATCGCCCTTTAAAACATAGTATTCGCCAAAAATTTCCACCTCAACCCGGGTTTCCTGCTTGCCCATAGCCGTTCCCCCTGGTTTTCAAATTTTTGCTCTTTTCGGCGTTGACCGGGGAAACTCCTGCCGGCACGACAATTTTTTCTTACTTTTACTTTCTCAGTTCAGCTCCCAGCTCCCTGACCAGGGCGCCGGATAAGGCGTCAATTTGAGCGGTTACTTCCGCGTCGGTAAGGGTGCGGTCGTCGGCCTGGAAATGCAGGGAAAAGGCCAGGCTGCGGCAACCCTCCCTCACCTGCTCTCCTTCATAAACATCAAACAGTTCCACCGACCGCAGCAGATGGCCGCCGGCCCGGCGAATCACCCGCAGCACATCGGCCGCCGGAACTTCCCGGCTCACCACCAGGGCTATATCCCTCTTCACGCCGGGGAAACGGGGCAGGGGACGGTACCGGGGCGGCTTGCCGGCCAGGGCAAGCATAGCGGCCAGGTCCACCTCAAAGGCGCACACCCGCACATCCAGCTCATATTCCTCCAGCACATCGGGGTGCAACTCTCCCACTATCCCCAACGTTTCCCCCTGCGCCTTGATCCGGGCGGCGCGACCGGGATGGAAGGCGGGGTTTTCCTTTTCCCTCTCGAAGGTCAGGCCGGGCAGGCCCAGTTTTGCGGCCAGCACTTCCAGAACCCCTTTGAGGTAATAGAAATCCAGGGGCGTAGCCGGCCGGTTCCACCCCGCGGCCCCCTGGCCCATGGCCGCCGCGGCCAGCATCGGGCGCTCCTCGGGAAGGGCTTCCCCGCCCTGGGGAAGGAATACCCGGCCCACCTCAAAAATGGCCCCGCTGGTTACCCGGCGGTTAAAATTGCGCTCCAGTACCTCTAAAAGGCCGGGTAAGAGCATGGTGCGCATGACCGATTGCTCCACGGAAAGGGGGTTTTGCAGCTTCAACGTATGGCGCAAGGGGCTGTCCTGTGGCACCTTAAACCGGTCAAATACTGCCGGATTTACAAAACTGTACGTAACCACCTCGGTCAGGCCGCATTCCACCAGGACCTCTTTTAAACGCTTGAGCAGTGACTGCTCCCTTGTCCTCGCCCCCCGGGTGGTGGCTCCAAAGGGCAGGGTAGCCGGTACCCGGTCATAACCGTGCAGCCTGGCCACTTCTTCGATCAGGTCGATCTCCAGGTTGATGTCCACCCGGTAGCCGGGGA contains:
- a CDS encoding cell division protein ZapA, which codes for MGKQETRVEVEIFGEYYVLKGDEPEEYLRMLAQYVNKKIRQVVTRNPRLGLSKAALLTALNIADELMKLQKEYDELAELLEMDRRAK